Proteins from one Oncorhynchus masou masou isolate Uvic2021 chromosome 12, UVic_Omas_1.1, whole genome shotgun sequence genomic window:
- the LOC135550584 gene encoding protein FAM76B isoform X2: MATSALYACTKCNQRYPFEELSQGQQLCKECRIAHPIVKCTYCRSEFQQESKTNTICKKCAQNVKQFGTPKPCQYCNIIAAFIGTKCQRCTNSEKKYGPPQTCEQCKQQCAFDRKEEGRRKVDGKLLCWLCTLSYRRVLQKTKEQRKGFSSSHSNSSLNEKDHHSRQQHHQHHQQHRHSSSHKLSGSLSPEQEQGLWKQSHKSSSIQKETPKKKPKLDVKPSNGDSSSITQSMDSGGTDNFILISQLKEEVMSLKRMLQQRDQTILEKDRKLTELKADFQYQESNMRVKMNNMEKVHKEAMEQQQAKNRELLKQVAALSKGKKFDRTGSSLLLP; the protein is encoded by the exons ATGGCAACATCGGCCCTGTACGCGTGTACGAAGTGTAACCAGCGGTATCCTTTCGAAGAACTGTCGCAGGGACAGCAACTGTGCAAG GAGTGTCGCATCGCTCATCCCATTGTCAAGTGTACATACTGCAGATCAGAGTTTCAGCAGGAGAG CAAAACAAACACAATTTGCAAGAAATGTGCCCAGAATGTAAAGCAGTTTGGGACG CCTAAACCCTGCCAGTATTGTAACATCATTGCTGCTTTCATTGGAACAAAGTGTCAGCGTTGCACTAACTCAGAGAAGAAGTATGGCCCTCCACAGACCTGTGAGCAGTGCAAACAACAGTGTGCATTTGACCGCAAGGAAGAGGGTAGGAGGAAG gtggATGGGAAGCTGCTGTGCTGGCTATGCACTCTGTCCTACCGCCGTGTGCTGCAGAAGACCAAGGAGCAAAGGAAAGGCTTCAGCTCCTCCCACTCCAACTCCTCGCTCAATGAGAAGGACCACCACTCCAGGCAGCAGCATCATCAACaccaccagcagcacagacacaGCAGCTCACATAA ACTCAGTGGGAGCCTAAGTCCAGAGCAGGAGCAGGGACTGTGGAAGCAGAG CCATAAATCGTCTTCGATCCAGAAGGAGACCCCAAAGAAGAAGCCAAAACTGGATGTGAAGCCATCCAACGGGGACAG TAGTTCCATTACCCAATCTATGGATTCTGGAGGAACGGACAACTTTATTCTGATCAGCCAGCTGAAAGAGGAAGTGATGTCATTAAAGAGAATGCTTCAACAGAGGGATCAGACAATACTGGAGAAGGACCGAAAG CTCACAGAACTCAAGGCAGACTTCCAGTACCAGGAATCTAACATGAGGGTTAAGATGAACAACATGGAGAAGGTGCACAAAGAGGCCATGGAACAGCAACAG
- the LOC135550584 gene encoding protein FAM76B isoform X3, whose protein sequence is MATSALYACTKCNQRYPFEELSQGQQLCKECRIAHPIVKCTYCRSEFQQESKTNTICKKCAQNVKQFGTPKPCQYCNIIAAFIGTKCQRCTNSEKKYGPPQTCEQCKQQCAFDRKEEGRRKVDGKLLCWLCTLSYRRVLQKTKEQRKGFSSSHSNSSLNEKDHHSRQQHHQHHQQHRHSSSHKLSGSLSPEQEQGLWKQSHKSSSIQKETPKKKPKLDVKPSNGDSSITQSMDSGGTDNFILISQLKEEVMSLKRMLQQRDQTILEKDRKLTELKADFQYQESNMRVKMNNMEKVHKEAMEQQQAKNRELLKQVAALSKGKKFDRTGSSLLLP, encoded by the exons ATGGCAACATCGGCCCTGTACGCGTGTACGAAGTGTAACCAGCGGTATCCTTTCGAAGAACTGTCGCAGGGACAGCAACTGTGCAAG GAGTGTCGCATCGCTCATCCCATTGTCAAGTGTACATACTGCAGATCAGAGTTTCAGCAGGAGAG CAAAACAAACACAATTTGCAAGAAATGTGCCCAGAATGTAAAGCAGTTTGGGACG CCTAAACCCTGCCAGTATTGTAACATCATTGCTGCTTTCATTGGAACAAAGTGTCAGCGTTGCACTAACTCAGAGAAGAAGTATGGCCCTCCACAGACCTGTGAGCAGTGCAAACAACAGTGTGCATTTGACCGCAAGGAAGAGGGTAGGAGGAAG gtggATGGGAAGCTGCTGTGCTGGCTATGCACTCTGTCCTACCGCCGTGTGCTGCAGAAGACCAAGGAGCAAAGGAAAGGCTTCAGCTCCTCCCACTCCAACTCCTCGCTCAATGAGAAGGACCACCACTCCAGGCAGCAGCATCATCAACaccaccagcagcacagacacaGCAGCTCACATAA ACTCAGTGGGAGCCTAAGTCCAGAGCAGGAGCAGGGACTGTGGAAGCAGAG CCATAAATCGTCTTCGATCCAGAAGGAGACCCCAAAGAAGAAGCCAAAACTGGATGTGAAGCCATCCAACGGGGACAG TTCCATTACCCAATCTATGGATTCTGGAGGAACGGACAACTTTATTCTGATCAGCCAGCTGAAAGAGGAAGTGATGTCATTAAAGAGAATGCTTCAACAGAGGGATCAGACAATACTGGAGAAGGACCGAAAG CTCACAGAACTCAAGGCAGACTTCCAGTACCAGGAATCTAACATGAGGGTTAAGATGAACAACATGGAGAAGGTGCACAAAGAGGCCATGGAACAGCAACAG
- the LOC135550584 gene encoding protein FAM76B isoform X1: protein MATSALYACTKCNQRYPFEELSQGQQLCKECRIAHPIVKCTYCRSEFQQESKTNTICKKCAQNVKQFGTPKPCQYCNIIAAFIGTKCQRCTNSEKKYGPPQTCEQCKQQCAFDRKEEGRRKVDGKLLCWLCTLSYRRVLQKTKEQRKGFSSSHSNSSLNEKDHHSRQQHHQHHQQHRHSSSHKLSGSLSPEQEQGLWKQSHKSSSIQKETPKKKPKLDVKPSNGDRYERSFNHISSITQSMDSGGTDNFILISQLKEEVMSLKRMLQQRDQTILEKDRKLTELKADFQYQESNMRVKMNNMEKVHKEAMEQQQAKNRELLKQVAALSKGKKFDRTGSSLLLP from the exons ATGGCAACATCGGCCCTGTACGCGTGTACGAAGTGTAACCAGCGGTATCCTTTCGAAGAACTGTCGCAGGGACAGCAACTGTGCAAG GAGTGTCGCATCGCTCATCCCATTGTCAAGTGTACATACTGCAGATCAGAGTTTCAGCAGGAGAG CAAAACAAACACAATTTGCAAGAAATGTGCCCAGAATGTAAAGCAGTTTGGGACG CCTAAACCCTGCCAGTATTGTAACATCATTGCTGCTTTCATTGGAACAAAGTGTCAGCGTTGCACTAACTCAGAGAAGAAGTATGGCCCTCCACAGACCTGTGAGCAGTGCAAACAACAGTGTGCATTTGACCGCAAGGAAGAGGGTAGGAGGAAG gtggATGGGAAGCTGCTGTGCTGGCTATGCACTCTGTCCTACCGCCGTGTGCTGCAGAAGACCAAGGAGCAAAGGAAAGGCTTCAGCTCCTCCCACTCCAACTCCTCGCTCAATGAGAAGGACCACCACTCCAGGCAGCAGCATCATCAACaccaccagcagcacagacacaGCAGCTCACATAA ACTCAGTGGGAGCCTAAGTCCAGAGCAGGAGCAGGGACTGTGGAAGCAGAG CCATAAATCGTCTTCGATCCAGAAGGAGACCCCAAAGAAGAAGCCAAAACTGGATGTGAAGCCATCCAACGGGGACAGGTACGAGAGGAGTTTCAATCACAT TAGTTCCATTACCCAATCTATGGATTCTGGAGGAACGGACAACTTTATTCTGATCAGCCAGCTGAAAGAGGAAGTGATGTCATTAAAGAGAATGCTTCAACAGAGGGATCAGACAATACTGGAGAAGGACCGAAAG CTCACAGAACTCAAGGCAGACTTCCAGTACCAGGAATCTAACATGAGGGTTAAGATGAACAACATGGAGAAGGTGCACAAAGAGGCCATGGAACAGCAACAG